The Buteo buteo chromosome 3, bButBut1.hap1.1, whole genome shotgun sequence genome has a window encoding:
- the CABYR gene encoding calcium-binding tyrosine phosphorylation-regulated protein isoform X2 gives MVNAPLKLKGCLGRGGGGLLMAWQGMSSCHHAVGVRHFALGWGRCSAEGFCLYRWETVSQLEWVKMQSSKIGLIVPHGLKTLLEGVSRAVIANNPDDIAEFFALYFQELVTFRKDHPNLDLTELVEQFEFISENGNKGLEEKTSDTLFSGEPKQRDKCTDTEEDQLLEEPDIQYSSKVTQHPSIASSIAESKSSPGSDGASSPEGPELVYIPAKPAQLAAHVLGNTDSFYSVRDVATSVQTLHEDSQTSEHECTPVEGAAEDPSAVPAADASVEAVRSQPGAWSQSSIAGELGPSDSQADVSTNYVNQASLVSLWEDPSLLPLSLPPSPTPKDPLQGMPSCNEAEVTSTTEVVSLCWDDELIMDAEVLPYVEQFPQKIIIPFVDQTAYLLKIKQPLNVAQGLSTMTSGSSADDLVCHPERTESTVEVESAEQVYVMSAMASSEAGQPPPHSNVWTLYCLTDLRQGQKSPPSLPPAGPGVPYSQATPNLSRGKDQQCDQLSKLSAPIYVMQKESKTGNAPPFILVGSNVQNTQDWKPIPGHAVFAQQDAGAKRFTTVPVPVTRPADEETDLASPNSNSAEETKAKLHTPNVFSVAIPLDDVMSAKKGPPAGDKHTG, from the exons ATGGTAAATGCCCCCTTGAAGTTAAAGGGGTGTTTGGGAAGGGGTGGAGGAGGGTTATTGATGGCATGGCAAGGGATGAGCAGCTGCCACCACGCTGTCGGTGTTAGACACTTCGCGCTGGGGTGGGGTAGATGCTCAGCCGAGGGGTTCTGTTTGTACAGATGGGAAACCGTAAGCCAACTTGAGTGGGTGAAGATGCAGTCTTCAAAGATCGGGCTGATTGTTCCACATGGCCTCAAGACCCTGCTTGAGGGAGTGAGCCGGGCTGTCATAGCAAACAACCCAGATGACATTGCTGAGTTTTTTGCTCTCTATTTCCAAGAGCTTGTCACATTTCGAAAAG acCATCCAAATCTGGATCTAACAGAGCTGGTTGAACAGTTTGAGTTCATTAGCG AAAATGGGAATAAGGGACTGGAAGAGAAGACATCAGATACTTTGTTTTCTGGGGAGCCCAAGCAAAGGGACAAGTGTACTGACACAGAGGAAGACCAGCTCCTTGAAGAACCTGACATTCAATATAGCTCCAAAGTAACTCAACACCCATCAATTGCCAGTTCCATTGCAGAAAGCAAATCCTCCCCTGGATCTGATGGAGCTTCATCCCCTGAGGGACCTGAACTGGTGTACATCCCTGCTAAGCCTGCACAGCTTGCTGCCCATGTGCTAGGTAACACTGattctttttattctgtgagGGATGTGGCAACCAGCGTGCAGACTCTTCATGAAGACTCTCAGACCTCAGAGCATGAATGTACACCAGTAGAAGGTGCTGCTGAAGATCCTTCTGCTGTCCCAGCAGCTGATGCTTCTGTAGAGGCTGTTAGGTCACAACCAGGAGCGTGGAGTCAGTCCTCCATAGCTGGAGAACTAGGGCCCTCAGACAGCCAGGCTGATGTCTCAACAAATTATGTAAATCAAGCTTCCTTGGTCTCTTTGTGGGAAGACCCATCACTATTGCCTCTTTCACTACCACCATCACCTACTCCTAAAGATCCATTGCAGGGTATGCCTTCCTGCAATGAAGCTGAGGTTACCTCAACCACTGAGGTTGTATCACTGTGTTGGGATGATGAGCTGATTATGGACGCAGAGGTTCTACCTTATGTAGAGCAGTTTCCACAGAAAATAATCATTCCCTTTGTAGACCAAACAGCTTATCTGTTAAAGATTAAACAGCCTTTAAATGTGGCCCAGGGCTTAAGCACTATGACCTCAGGTTCATCTGCTGATGATTTAGTGTGCCATCCTGAGAGAACAGAATCTACAGTAGAAGTGGAATCAGCTGAGCAAGTTTATGTCATGTCAG CCATGGCATCAAGTGAAGCAGGACAGCCACCACCCCATTCTAATGTGTGGACCCTCTATTGCCTAACTGACTTGAGACAAGGTCAAAAATCACcaccctcccttcctcctgctggaCCTGGTGTTCCTTATTCCCAGGCAACCCCTAATCTTTCCAGGGGGAAAGATCAACAATGTGATCAGCTGTCAAAATTATCTGCCCCAATTTATGTgatgcaaaaagaaagcaagacgGGAAATGCTCCACCTTTCATTTTAGTGGGCTCTAATGTGCAGAACACACAGGACTGGAAACCTATTCCTGGCCATGCTGTCTTTGCACAGCAAGATGCAGGTGCCAAGAGATTCACTACAGTCCCAGTCCCAGTCACCAGGCCAGCTGATGAGGAAACAGATTTGGCAAGCCCAAATTCTAATTCTGCAGAGGAAACTAAGGCTAAGCTGCACACACCCAATGTTTTCTCAGTTGCCATCCCTCTGGATGATGTGATGTCTGCAAAGAAAGGCCCACCAGCTGGTGATAAGCACACAG gttGA
- the CABYR gene encoding calcium-binding tyrosine phosphorylation-regulated protein isoform X1, with the protein MVNAPLKLKGCLGRGGGGLLMAWQGMSSCHHAVGVRHFALGWGRCSAEGFCLYRWETVSQLEWVKMQSSKIGLIVPHGLKTLLEGVSRAVIANNPDDIAEFFALYFQELVTFRKDHPNLDLTELVEQFEFISENGNKGLEEKTSDTLFSGEPKQRDKCTDTEEDQLLEEPDIQYSSKVTQHPSIASSIAESKSSPGSDGASSPEGPELVYIPAKPAQLAAHVLGNTDSFYSVRDVATSVQTLHEDSQTSEHECTPVEGAAEDPSAVPAADASVEAVRSQPGAWSQSSIAGELGPSDSQADVSTNYVNQASLVSLWEDPSLLPLSLPPSPTPKDPLQGMPSCNEAEVTSTTEVVSLCWDDELIMDAEVLPYVEQFPQKIIIPFVDQTAYLLKIKQPLNVAQGLSTMTSGSSADDLVCHPERTESTVEVESAEQVYVMSAMASSEAGQPPPHSNVWTLYCLTDLRQGQKSPPSLPPAGPGVPYSQATPNLSRGKDQQCDQLSKLSAPIYVMQKESKTGNAPPFILVGSNVQNTQDWKPIPGHAVFAQQDAGAKRFTTVPVPVTRPADEETDLASPNSNSAEETKAKLHTPNVFSVAIPLDDVMSAKKGPPAGDKHTGINALAEG; encoded by the exons ATGGTAAATGCCCCCTTGAAGTTAAAGGGGTGTTTGGGAAGGGGTGGAGGAGGGTTATTGATGGCATGGCAAGGGATGAGCAGCTGCCACCACGCTGTCGGTGTTAGACACTTCGCGCTGGGGTGGGGTAGATGCTCAGCCGAGGGGTTCTGTTTGTACAGATGGGAAACCGTAAGCCAACTTGAGTGGGTGAAGATGCAGTCTTCAAAGATCGGGCTGATTGTTCCACATGGCCTCAAGACCCTGCTTGAGGGAGTGAGCCGGGCTGTCATAGCAAACAACCCAGATGACATTGCTGAGTTTTTTGCTCTCTATTTCCAAGAGCTTGTCACATTTCGAAAAG acCATCCAAATCTGGATCTAACAGAGCTGGTTGAACAGTTTGAGTTCATTAGCG AAAATGGGAATAAGGGACTGGAAGAGAAGACATCAGATACTTTGTTTTCTGGGGAGCCCAAGCAAAGGGACAAGTGTACTGACACAGAGGAAGACCAGCTCCTTGAAGAACCTGACATTCAATATAGCTCCAAAGTAACTCAACACCCATCAATTGCCAGTTCCATTGCAGAAAGCAAATCCTCCCCTGGATCTGATGGAGCTTCATCCCCTGAGGGACCTGAACTGGTGTACATCCCTGCTAAGCCTGCACAGCTTGCTGCCCATGTGCTAGGTAACACTGattctttttattctgtgagGGATGTGGCAACCAGCGTGCAGACTCTTCATGAAGACTCTCAGACCTCAGAGCATGAATGTACACCAGTAGAAGGTGCTGCTGAAGATCCTTCTGCTGTCCCAGCAGCTGATGCTTCTGTAGAGGCTGTTAGGTCACAACCAGGAGCGTGGAGTCAGTCCTCCATAGCTGGAGAACTAGGGCCCTCAGACAGCCAGGCTGATGTCTCAACAAATTATGTAAATCAAGCTTCCTTGGTCTCTTTGTGGGAAGACCCATCACTATTGCCTCTTTCACTACCACCATCACCTACTCCTAAAGATCCATTGCAGGGTATGCCTTCCTGCAATGAAGCTGAGGTTACCTCAACCACTGAGGTTGTATCACTGTGTTGGGATGATGAGCTGATTATGGACGCAGAGGTTCTACCTTATGTAGAGCAGTTTCCACAGAAAATAATCATTCCCTTTGTAGACCAAACAGCTTATCTGTTAAAGATTAAACAGCCTTTAAATGTGGCCCAGGGCTTAAGCACTATGACCTCAGGTTCATCTGCTGATGATTTAGTGTGCCATCCTGAGAGAACAGAATCTACAGTAGAAGTGGAATCAGCTGAGCAAGTTTATGTCATGTCAG CCATGGCATCAAGTGAAGCAGGACAGCCACCACCCCATTCTAATGTGTGGACCCTCTATTGCCTAACTGACTTGAGACAAGGTCAAAAATCACcaccctcccttcctcctgctggaCCTGGTGTTCCTTATTCCCAGGCAACCCCTAATCTTTCCAGGGGGAAAGATCAACAATGTGATCAGCTGTCAAAATTATCTGCCCCAATTTATGTgatgcaaaaagaaagcaagacgGGAAATGCTCCACCTTTCATTTTAGTGGGCTCTAATGTGCAGAACACACAGGACTGGAAACCTATTCCTGGCCATGCTGTCTTTGCACAGCAAGATGCAGGTGCCAAGAGATTCACTACAGTCCCAGTCCCAGTCACCAGGCCAGCTGATGAGGAAACAGATTTGGCAAGCCCAAATTCTAATTCTGCAGAGGAAACTAAGGCTAAGCTGCACACACCCAATGTTTTCTCAGTTGCCATCCCTCTGGATGATGTGATGTCTGCAAAGAAAGGCCCACCAGCTGGTGATAAGCACACAGGTATAAATGCTCTTGCAGAAGGTTAG